GAGAAATAGGGGCAGCAGAACTGAAAAGAAATATGGAAGAAGGCAGAGAATATCATGGTGGAGATTTTGTGGGGATTTCAGGTGTAGAAAGTCAGTATGAAAATTATCTTCGGGGAGAAAAAGGAGAGCAGGTTATAGAGATCAATCACAGAGGGCATAAAGAAAGGCTTTTAGAAGAAAAAGAATCCAGATCAGGACATGATATTCAGTTAAACCTGGAACTGGATCTGCAGCTTAAAGCAGAAAATTTGCTCAAGGAAGCTTTTTATGAGTTGAAAGCGGAGGCCGAAGAGGAAGAAGATATGGAAGATCCCCGGGGCATATCGACCATGATGGTAGAACTGGACTCGGGCGCTGTCCTCAGTAAAGCCAGCTATCCGGATTATAATCCCAATCGTTTTTCTCACGGACTTACCCAGGAGGAGTTCCGGGAATTAGTTGGGGACCCCTATCAACCTCTCTTGAATCGAAATTTACAGGTAACAGTGCCTCCTGGATCCATATTTAAAATAATAACCGGTGCAGCAGCTATTGAAAGCCTGGGGATTTCGGGCGATACAGAATTTTATGATGCTACAGGTACTTTCAATATCCCGGGCTGGGATAGGCCATTTACAAACTGGCTGGATTATGGAGAAGGAGAACTGGAGTTTACCAGGGCAATGGCTCGTTCTAACAATATAGTTTTTTATGAGCTTGGATATGAGATGTATCAGGATTTTGGTGGGAGTCAATTGATAGAAACCGCCCGGAAATTTGGACTCGGTGATGAAACCGGAATCGATTTACCCCGAGAAAACTCCGGTAGGGTTCCGGATGGAGATTGGAAAAGAGAAAATCTAGGCGAAGGGTGGTATCCCGGAGATTCGGTCAATATGGCTATTGGCCAGGGAGATTTGCTCACTTCCCCGGCCCAGATGCTGCAGATGATTGCAGCAGTAGCTAACAGAGGAGAGGTTTATACTCCTAAATTACTTCGCAGAATAATTGATTCAGAAGAAGGGATAGAAAAAGATTTTTCTCCTGAAAAATCGTTTGAGCTGGATTTTTCTGATGAAACTTTCGAGATTATCGAAAAAGGATTAACCCAGGCAGTAATGGAAGATTTTGGCACAGGGAGTGAAGGTTTTTATGATTTTCCGTTTGATGTGGCTGGCAAAACCGGGACAGCTCAAATGGGGGGCGGTATAAGCCATGCCTGGTTTGTAGCTTATGCACCGGTAGAAGAACCTGAAGTTGCTCTGGTGACATTTATTGAAGAAGGGGATACCAGCCGTAATGCTGTACCCATAGCCGCTGAAATTCTGGAATATTATTTTGAAATAAATGCTCTGGAAGGTGTTTGATAATATGAAAGAATCTTTCACAACAGAGATGATAGCAGAAGGTGTATTGATTAATTTAAACCCGGAGTTATCTGTCGAACAAATCAGGGATAGTCTGGCTTCTCATCTACAGGAAGCAGGAGATTTTTATGAAGGCACTGATCTGTATTTAAATATTAATGAATTAACAATCTCTGCTGAGAAGTTAAATTCGCTGGTTTCTTTTATGACAAAAAAGGTCAATCCGGGCACAAAAGTTTATCTGGCCGGTTTTGCTGATGATTCCGGTCAAAAGGGATTAAATAAACGACTTGCAAAAAAATCACGAGCTATAAACAATGATAAAATTTCATTTGAGAATAAAACCAGATTTGTCAAAGGAACTTTGAGGTCCGGTCAGGCGGTGGAACACCCTAATAATCTTGTTATTCTGGGCGATGTTAATCCCGGTGCTGAAGTTAGAGCAGGAGGGAATATACTGGTATTTGGTAAATTAATGGGACTGGTACATGCGGGGGTAAAAGGAGATGAATCGGCTGAAATAGTAGCATTAAAGCTGGATCCAACCCAGATAAGAATTGCCGGTAAAATTTCTCGCCCTCCTGAAGATGAGGAGGATGTGACCGGCTTTAATCCTGAAAAAGCTGTTATTGAAGAGGAAAGAATCATCGTGGAAAAAATTGCTTTTTAAAATTCAAAGTAATCAGGAATGTTTTAGGAGGGAGATAATTTGCAGGGCAAATCTATAGTAATTACGTCGGGTAAAGGTGGAGTTGGAAAGACAACAACGACGGCCAATGTAGGAGCTGCACTTGCTTTG
This DNA window, taken from Halarsenatibacter silvermanii, encodes the following:
- the mrdA gene encoding penicillin-binding protein 2, with product MKKRIKVIKIFVLIVGITFLGRAAQMQILHGNFYHRQAESNRLSIRPISAPRGRIYSREGNILVSNQLAFDVYFMPNELGRRMSRDELFLNLAEILNVEQEALLSNYSQGREIRTPGEGILLRRNISIEEMIRIQEDSRNLPGIVIRESSLRDYVYDDFASHVLGYVGEIGAAELKRNMEEGREYHGGDFVGISGVESQYENYLRGEKGEQVIEINHRGHKERLLEEKESRSGHDIQLNLELDLQLKAENLLKEAFYELKAEAEEEEDMEDPRGISTMMVELDSGAVLSKASYPDYNPNRFSHGLTQEEFRELVGDPYQPLLNRNLQVTVPPGSIFKIITGAAAIESLGISGDTEFYDATGTFNIPGWDRPFTNWLDYGEGELEFTRAMARSNNIVFYELGYEMYQDFGGSQLIETARKFGLGDETGIDLPRENSGRVPDGDWKRENLGEGWYPGDSVNMAIGQGDLLTSPAQMLQMIAAVANRGEVYTPKLLRRIIDSEEGIEKDFSPEKSFELDFSDETFEIIEKGLTQAVMEDFGTGSEGFYDFPFDVAGKTGTAQMGGGISHAWFVAYAPVEEPEVALVTFIEEGDTSRNAVPIAAEILEYYFEINALEGV
- the minC gene encoding septum site-determining protein MinC; this encodes MKESFTTEMIAEGVLINLNPELSVEQIRDSLASHLQEAGDFYEGTDLYLNINELTISAEKLNSLVSFMTKKVNPGTKVYLAGFADDSGQKGLNKRLAKKSRAINNDKISFENKTRFVKGTLRSGQAVEHPNNLVILGDVNPGAEVRAGGNILVFGKLMGLVHAGVKGDESAEIVALKLDPTQIRIAGKISRPPEDEEDVTGFNPEKAVIEEERIIVEKIAF